One Sodalinema gerasimenkoae IPPAS B-353 DNA segment encodes these proteins:
- a CDS encoding DUF6439 family protein, whose translation MTVSSSPTSRQTPSPTLDELDTLELAQALAERLAIPERDWHRLKSNRSVRAQEQLAAALVFLLKNHPEEALPRLEYAVGWLNRSISAPPCPQHGDRR comes from the coding sequence ATGACTGTCTCTTCATCACCGACATCCCGTCAGACCCCAAGCCCGACTCTTGATGAGTTGGACACCCTAGAACTGGCTCAGGCTTTAGCGGAACGCCTAGCGATTCCAGAACGGGATTGGCATCGTCTCAAGTCCAACCGCTCTGTACGCGCCCAGGAGCAACTGGCAGCCGCTTTAGTCTTTTTACTGAAGAATCATCCCGAAGAGGCTCTCCCTCGCCTTGAGTACGCTGTGGGGTGGCTCAATCGCTCTATTTCTGCTCCGCCTTGTCCGCAACATGGCGATCGCCGTTAG
- a CDS encoding geranylgeranyl reductase family protein: protein MSLSYDLIVCGGGPSGATAALKAAQAGLRVALIEKQRLPRHKPCGGGMPLRVGQWLPGGIPEGVVETSVRHLYHTWKFEQGHLGSVCRQAPEGEAKGSSLDLWMVQRPQFDNALVRQAEAAGVTVCDGLVVRSLQLDEQGVTVQASNLGASRQTTWRGRSRYLIGADGANGVVAKAVNLRSRQRLAFALETELPHDWDARHPHLRPDVAHLDYGAVSRGYGWIFPKGDSLNIGAGVFYPPRGKQGNFRRLRQELEQVIEGYCSKFQLNPQRESYPLYAHPLPLWQGREPRQTSKGQVLLVGDAAGLVNPFFGDGILHGIKSGVIAAEAIASGQAHQYSRRLHQEVALNFDAARLLASFFYRFPHWCFTHVVQRPDGTEVAARLLAGDLTFAQVSGRFATYVGRTIMRGV, encoded by the coding sequence ATGTCATTAAGCTATGACCTGATTGTCTGTGGGGGGGGTCCCTCGGGGGCCACGGCTGCTCTCAAAGCGGCTCAGGCGGGGTTACGGGTGGCGCTGATTGAGAAGCAGCGTCTGCCCCGTCATAAGCCTTGTGGTGGGGGAATGCCCTTGCGGGTGGGCCAGTGGCTACCTGGGGGCATTCCTGAGGGGGTGGTGGAAACGTCAGTTCGCCATCTCTATCACACCTGGAAGTTTGAACAGGGCCATCTTGGGTCTGTCTGTCGCCAGGCCCCGGAGGGGGAGGCGAAGGGGTCTTCCCTGGATTTGTGGATGGTTCAGCGACCTCAGTTTGATAATGCCTTAGTGCGGCAAGCTGAAGCGGCGGGGGTGACGGTTTGCGATGGTTTGGTGGTGCGATCGCTCCAGCTCGATGAGCAGGGGGTGACGGTGCAGGCCTCGAATTTAGGGGCCTCTCGCCAAACCACCTGGAGGGGGCGATCGCGTTATCTGATTGGTGCCGATGGGGCCAATGGGGTGGTGGCCAAGGCCGTCAACCTGCGATCGCGGCAACGTTTAGCCTTTGCCCTAGAAACGGAACTTCCCCATGATTGGGACGCTCGTCATCCCCATCTACGTCCAGATGTTGCCCACCTGGACTATGGGGCCGTCTCTCGCGGCTATGGTTGGATTTTTCCCAAGGGGGACAGCCTCAATATTGGTGCGGGGGTGTTTTATCCCCCTCGGGGCAAACAGGGGAACTTCCGCCGCCTGCGTCAGGAGTTGGAACAGGTGATCGAGGGCTATTGCTCCAAGTTCCAGCTCAATCCCCAGCGTGAGTCCTACCCCCTATACGCTCATCCTCTACCTCTTTGGCAGGGCCGGGAACCTCGACAGACGTCTAAGGGACAAGTTTTATTGGTAGGAGATGCCGCTGGATTAGTGAATCCCTTTTTCGGGGATGGCATCTTGCATGGGATTAAAAGCGGGGTGATTGCCGCTGAGGCGATCGCCAGTGGCCAGGCCCATCAGTACAGTCGGCGTCTCCATCAAGAGGTGGCGTTGAACTTTGATGCCGCACGACTCCTAGCTAGCTTTTTCTATCGCTTTCCTCACTGGTGTTTTACCCATGTTGTTCAGCGTCCAGATGGAACAGAAGTAGCGGCTCGACTTCTGGCCGGAGATCTGACATTTGCCCAAGTGTCCGGACGCTTTGCGACCTACGTTGGACGCACAATAATGAGAGGAGTGTGA
- a CDS encoding ATP-binding protein produces MVFSVMALPLSPTSGRGQGTISFASTLYLCPILDLLLSEIPPDLEPEIRLGLQEALVNAATHGNQLDTQKTIAVRFWASNDVYWWTICDQGAEPCGQCCCERINHDLPEDSSECGRGFYILRQIFDRVEWYPHQRELHLGKCIPKTRRRSHD; encoded by the coding sequence ATGGTTTTTTCAGTAATGGCTCTTCCCCTGTCACCGACGAGTGGGCGTGGCCAAGGGACAATCAGTTTTGCTTCGACGCTTTATCTGTGTCCGATTCTTGACCTTCTTCTCAGTGAAATTCCTCCTGACCTAGAACCCGAAATTCGTCTAGGCCTCCAAGAAGCACTCGTCAATGCAGCGACTCACGGTAATCAGCTCGATACCCAAAAAACCATCGCCGTTCGCTTCTGGGCGAGTAACGATGTCTATTGGTGGACTATCTGTGATCAAGGAGCTGAGCCTTGTGGACAATGTTGCTGTGAACGCATCAATCATGACTTGCCGGAGGATAGCTCAGAATGCGGACGGGGCTTTTACATCCTCCGGCAGATTTTTGATCGGGTGGAATGGTATCCCCATCAACGAGAACTGCACCTCGGAAAATGTATCCCGAAAACACGCCGTCGCAGTCACGACTAA